Within the Enterobacter roggenkampii genome, the region TTTTTGCCGGTATCCGCGATATCGTGGGTGGCCGCTCTGGCGCATACGAAAAAGAGCTGCGCAAAGCACGCGAAATCGCCTTTAAAGAGCTCGGCGAGCAGGCGGAAGCCCTCGGCGCGGATGCGGTCGTGGGAATCGATATTGACTACGAAACGGTCGGGAAAGACGGCAGCATGCTGATGGTGAGCGTAAGCGGTACGGCGGTGAAAACCCTGCGATGAGGCGTGCGTTTGCCACGCTCCTGCTGGCGCTGCTGCTGGCAGGATGCGTTACGGAAAAGGGGATTATCGATAAAGGTGCCTACGAGCTGGATACGCGTCATCAGGCGCAGGCGGCTTACCCGCGCATCAAGGTGCTGGTGATCCACTACACCGCGGATGATTTTGACAGCTCGCTGGCCACGCTGACGGATAAAAACGTTAGCTCTCACTATTTGATCCCTGCCAACCCCCCGGTGCCGGACGGCAAGCCGCGCATCTGGCAGCTGGTTCCCGAGAGCGAGCTGGCCTGGCATGCGGGCATTAGCTTCTGGCGCGGCACCAACCGGATTAATGATACGTCCGTGGGGATTGAGCTCGAGAACCGCGGCTGGCAAACGCGTGACGGCGTGAAAACCTTTACCCCGTTTGCGCCTGCGCAGATTGCAGCGCTGATCCCGCTTGCCAGGGACATTATTGCCCGCTATGACATTCAGCCGCAGAACGTGGTTGCCCATGCCGACATTGCCCCGCAGCGTAAAGACGATCCCGGCCCGCTGTTTCCGTGGCAGCAGCTGGCGCAGCAGGGGATAGGAGCCTGGCCCGATCCCGCGCGCGTGGCGTTCTATCTTAACGGGCGGCCGCGCTATCAGGAGGTCGAGCGCGGTGCGCTGCTTGATGTGCTGAAACGCTATGGCTACGAGGTGCCGGACAACGCCACGGAACAGCAGCAGAAGAGGGTGATCAGCGCGTTTCAGATGCACTTCCGCCCCGCGCTGTGGAACGGCGTGGCTGACGTAGAAACCCTGGCCATCGCCGAGGCGCTTTTAGAGAAGTACGGGCAAGGGTAGTCCTCAGGGCTGCCCCTGACCAGGCCGTATTACCTTAGTTTTTTTGAGATTAATCTTAAGTACATTCTCAATTCATTTTTAGTTAATTGACTTAAAAGTACCCTCATTTAAGATAGACGTATAGCTTGCTAAGTATTTATAAAAAATAACACCTGCATAGTGATTTTTATTATCACTTCTCCTTGAAGTTTTTTATCAGGATTATACGAATAGTTTCGGTGGTTCCATCGTGGCCATTTTTTATCTAAAATTTACATCTTAATTCGGGTATAACAATGTTAAGTATTTACGGCAGAAAATTACGTCCTCATCATGAAATAGAAAAAATCATTTCCGCAACGGAAGGATTTGAAGAAAAATCGTTAAAGAAATGGCAAAAAATTTCCACCGTCGATAATGAATTTATTCATATTATCGTCAGCGGTGAAGTGGAATTCCGCCGCGAATCCGACGAGCTCTGCTTGTTCGCCCTGCAGGGGCAGTGCATTTTTGGACTCTCTTCCATTTTTTATCATTCGTCCCATATGTATGGCCTGGTCCGCTCGAATACCGTGGTGCGTTCGATTCCGAAAAGCGTTTTCTCTCAACTGATGACCGAGAAAGGCTTGTGGCCTGAACTCACCAAGGTGCTGGCCTGGTATATCTGTCTCCTGAGCAAGCGCGATGACGTGCTGGTTGCCCGCAGCGCCTATTCTGTCGTGCGCGAATTTTTGCTGGAAATTAATGAACTGATTGTACATCATCAACGCGATATTAATGTTTATGATTATATTCAGGAATACACCAGCCTGGCGCGCAGTACGATTATAAAAATCCTCTCCGATCTGAAAAAAGGTCAATACATTGTAGTGGAAAAGGGTCGACTCCTTAATATCACCAACCTGCCTGAAAAATATTAACTATTCCAGCCGGTCTCCCTTTTTACTTAATGGAGACCGGGAACTTTCTTTATGTAATGCGCCCGCCTGAGTATTATCCTGCGTTTCGTCAACCGGCGGTGCGGGTATTTTCCCTTGCGAATAATCCTGCTCTTGTTCTTTTAACGCCTGCTTAAACAGTTCGGTTAATGATGCGTCGTCACCCTCCGTGCGGGGGGAGACGGCATCGTCGTGCGCTTCCGTTCCGGGGAGGGTATCCCGCGAGGTATCGTGCGGCACCGTGCCGTCAGGCATCTGCTGCCAGTCGGCGTCGTCGCTGTTAATCGGCAGATCCTGCATGGCAGGGACGTCGGCCTGCACCGGGACGGGTTTCGGGTGCGGATGCGGATGCGGGAACGGCTTGCTCACGTACACGTAGTGCATATCGGAAAGCTGCGTCTCAGGCTTCGCCACGTTCACTTTTTTTACCGGCTCCGGCGCAGGGTGGCGCAGTTGCCAGTATACGTGGGCGTACAGCCCCGCCATCAGCATGACGCAGAGGCTTAATATTCCTAAAAAGGCGTTAGAAGCGATTTTTCTCAGGCGGGGAATGCGGTACGAAAACCAGACCGCCTCCCCGGAAACGTAGCTGCGCTGAGCCGCAAGACAGATGGTAGACATTAGGAATGCTTCTCCTGCGTTTTCGCGTCCGGTGCGGCATGGGGGGTCTGAAGCAGCACGCTCGGCGTGGTGTTAGTGTCGCGCATCAACTGCATCAGCGTCTCTTCACCCGGGATACCGTCGACGCGCAGATGCATTTTTTGCTGGAACTCGCGGGTACGTTTCACCATCTCCGTCGTCCAGGTTTGAGCGTGGGTTTCCGGCTCGGCAAGGGCCTGGCTCAGCTGCTGATCCAGCCACCCCATGTCCTTCGCATCGCTGGTGGCGCTGATGGCGTCTTTGCCTTCCGGCGTCAGGCGGTGGAGCTGGGTATAATTGCCGGTGGCATGCTGGTTAAACCAGTGACGGCTTACCTGCCAGGTGCGGTTATTCATCAGCAGGTCGAGTGAGTTATCCCCGACGCGGGCGACCACGGCATAGTTAAGGTGGTTGCCGGTTTTCAGTTCACTCACCCACGGATATCCTTCCTGGGCCAGCGCGTCCGGTGAGGCATTTCCCTGCTTACACATCAGGTTCACCTTCGCGGCGTTCTGGCACAGGGCATCGTCCGCCGAGGCGTCATACCCCCACATCAGATAGAGCTGATGCATCGCATCCGGCTGATTAACCACCTCGTTGTCGATAGCCGGCACCACCGGCGCCTGCTCGATGGGCGTCTGCTGTTTCCAGTTCGCGGGCACCGGCAGTTGAATCGGAAGTCTTGCTCCGATCGAGGAGGTCAAATACCAGCCGCAGGCAGCGAACAGCACGGAGGCGAACAGCCCCACGGTAGCCAGGCGCATACCGTGTTTTTTCGCAGGCAGGATCTCACCGGCCGCCAGGCGCAGATGACGCGGGCTAACCTGTTCTGCACGTTCGGTCCAGGCTGCGAGCATCGACAGGTGCGCCAGCTCGTTCAGCTTGCTGATATTCCCTTTGGTCAGCGCATGCATTTTACGCACGCGCGCCGGGGTCAACGGCGAGTGCTCACACCCGTGCGCTTCACACTGCGCCTGAACGTAGCTGAGAAACTCCCGGCAGGTAAGGGGGCGCAGGGTGTGGCAGGTATGCGCATATTCACGCAGTTCAGACTGCTGCATCAGAACGGCTTCCCGATCCGCTGCACCCATCAGTACGACGGACAGACGAAACTCCAGCTCCTGCGCGCGCGTCAGCAGCAGAGCCAGCACCTCCCGACAGGTCTCTTTCATGGCATCGGTATGGCTAATCACCAGCACTTTCGTCCTGCTTTTTCCCCCCTGCCACTGGTGCAGGATGGCATCCACCGCCTGAAGCCGGTTTTTGCTCTCTTTCGTTCCCGGGTTGAGTTTATACAGCAGGCTACTGGCACTCAGTTTTGGAAACGCGTTGATGGCAACAACGTCAGGGGTTGCGGATTTCAGGGCGTCGCTGAACTGGCCCAGCAGCGGGGCATCGTCTGCAAAGAGCCCAATAATCCCCGCCTGTTGGGTTTTCTCTTTCAGCAGGTTGAAAATATCCTGGTGATACGGCACGAAGAAATCGCCCGAGGCGCGGGTAATTTTTCGAAAAGGCGGGTGATTAAATTTAAAATGACTCTGATACATAACGACTTACCGTCTCTGGGCATGAATAGCAATGGTCCAGAAAAGTACGGCAAGGGTGCGTCATGGTCAATTTACGGGCAGGGTAAAAATAACCTGTCGGCTACCTCTAACACTGGTTTTTTTGACGGTCAATCTTTTTCTTTATCAAAGTTAACGGCGAAGCAGGTGGTCGATTGTCAGGCCGCTAATTACTATTTATGTCACATATTGGCGCAGCATGACGCTGCTTATTTCCGCTTTGCTAAAGGCCAGATGAATAATGAGGCTCTCACTTTTTTCACGGTGGATAACGCCCTGTATTATGTTTGTATTGCTGATTTTTTGCGGTCAGCAAGGCTACGTCATTTTTAAAGATTATAAAAAAGTGACGAATAAACTCACGAACGCAGCGGCGAAACCGCAAAAAAAACGTCAGGAAGAAAAGACATTTTCACTTTTCACCGCCGCCGTGCGTCAGGACAACCTGCCAGCAGCCGGAAAAGCCCCGCTCGCTGCCGAAATTGAGGGGATCGTCCGCAGCGACGATGCCTGGTTGTCCTTCGCCGTGATCAAAACGCCGGGTGGTCAAAAGAGCTATCGCGAAGGCGAGGCGTTGACCGGTTTTAACGATGCCTTTATTCAGGAAATAAACAAAGACAATGTGGTGGTTAATTACGAAGGTGCTACGCAGGTACTGGCGTTAAATAAACCTGACTATTTTAAGGGCGGCGTTGACAGCGGCCCGGTAACCCAATCGACGAAAGATGCTGGTGCTGAAAGCGTGCATCTGGATGATTATCTGGTGTTAAAGCCACTTATCGAAAAGGGCCAGCTGGAAGGCTACAACATTAATCCAAGGAATGCCTCTGACTTCTACAGTCATGCCGGTCTGGAAAAAGGTGATGTGGCGGTAAAAGTAAATTCTGTCGATATGACCGATGCAGAAAAGGCAAAAGATATTATTGCCAACTGGTCGAAAATGAAAGAAGCGGAGGTCGTCGTCAGACGTCACGCTCACCTTGAAAATATTCGGGTCAATGTTCTAAACAATTAACAAGTGTACAGACATGAAGAAATTTCCTTGGGCGTGCGTGGCGCTGACCGCATTGTCGTTATATTCCAGTTCGCTGCTCGCAGCTAACTTTAGCGCCAGCTTTAAAAACACCGATATCCGCGAATTTATTGATACGGTAGGCCGCAATCTGAACAAAACCATTCTGGTCGACCCGTCCGTTCAGGGCACGGTGTCGGTCAGAACCTATAACGTGTTGACGGAAGACGAATATTACCAGTTTTTCCTGAGCGTGCTGGACCTGTACGGCCTGTCGGTGATCCCGATGGATAACGGCATGGTTAAAGTGGTGCGCTCGAGCATTGCCCGCACCGCCGGTGCGCCGCTGGCCGACGGTAAAAATCCGGGTAAAGGCGACGAGATCATCACCCGCGTGGTGCGCATGGAAAACGTGCCTGTTCGCGAGCTGGCGCCGCTGCTGCGTCAGCTCAACGATGCCACCGGCATCGGTAACGTGGTCCACTTTGAGCCGTCCAACGTCCTGCTGCTAACCGGTAAAGCTTCGGTGGTGAACCGCCTGGTGGATCTGGTCCAGCGCGTGGACAAAGACGGTATTCAGCGTCGTGAAATCGTGCCGCTGCGCTTTGCGTCCGCCAAAGAGCTCTCGGAGATGTTGAATAACCTCAACAACGAAGAGCAGAAAGGGCAGAACGCGCCGCAGCTGGCGACCAAAGTGGTGGCCGATGACGAAACCAACAGCCTGGTGATCAGCGGTTCGGAAGATGCGCGCGCGCGGACCCGCTCCCTGATCCATCAGCTGGATCGCGAGCAGAACAACGAGGGGAATACCCGCGTCTTCTATCTCAAGTATGCCAGCGCCACCAAGGTGGTGCCGGTACTCACCGGCATCGGCGAGCAGCTGAAGGACAAGGCCGGCGCGCCGAAGTCGAAAACTGCGCCAGCGTCCAGCGATCTGAACATTACCGCCGACGAAGCAACCAACTCGCTGGTGATTACCGCCCAGCCTAACGTGATGAACTCCCTTGAGAAGGTGATCGACAAGCTCGACATCCGTCGTCCGCAGGTGCTGGTGGAAGCCATCATCGCGGAAGTGCAGGACGGGAACGGCCTGGATCTCGGCGTGCAGTGGACCAGCAAGCACGGCGGCGTGCAGTTCGGCTCCACCGGCCTGCCAATCAGCCAGATTAAAAATGGCACCATGAAAGGGGCAAGCTTCACTGGCCTGGCGACCGGCTTCTTTAACGGTGATTTTGGTGCGCTGGTGACTGCGCTTTCCACCGACGGCAAAAATGACATCCTCTCCACGCCAAGCGTGGTCACGCTGGATAACAAAGAAGCGTCGTTCAACGTGGGCCAGGATGTGCCGGTACTTTCCGGTTCGCAAACCACCAGCGGTGATAACGTCTTTAACTCCGTTGAGCGTAAGACGGTCGGTACCAAGCTGAAAATTGTGCCGCAGATTAACGATGGCGACATGATCCATCTGAAGATTGAGCAGGAAGTCTCCAGCGTCGACAACAGCGCGACGGAAGACTCCAGCCTCGGCCCGACCTTCAATACGCGCACGATCAATAACGAAGTGATGGTCCACAGTGGCCAGACGGTGGTGCTTGGCGGTCTGATGGAAAATGTGACCAAACAGTCCGTGTCCAAAGTGCCGCTGCTCGGCGATATCCCGCTGGTCGGTCAGCTGTTCCGCTACACCTCCCAGGATACCTCCAAGCGCAACCTGATGGTGTTCATTCATACCACCGTTCTGCGTGACGACGACAACTACAGCGCGGCCTCGAAAGAGAAATATGACCAGATCCGGGTGCGCCAGATGCAGCGCGTGGAAGAGAAAAAGCTCGGTATTGTTGAGCCGAGCGACAATGCCGTCCTGCCCGCGTTTCCTTCAGCAAGCCCTCACGCCGCACCGGTGAAAACCCGCGCGACACGCAATCCGTTTAAAGAGTAAGGCGGAGGGGCAACGTGGACGAACTGAGTAAAACACTGTGTAGCAGCAGCTACGCAAAAGATAACGGCGTTCTGCTTTACAACAATGACGTCTATATCCGTGAGGACACCCCGGCGTTAGCACTGCTGGAAGTGCGCCGGGTGTTGGGCCGCGCGTTCGTCCCGGTTACTGTGACGCCGGAAGCGTTTGACGAGATGCTGGCCAAAATCTGGCAGCAGAGCAGCGGCGTTTCACAGCAGCTGGTGGACGACATGGATGCGGATATCGACCTGATGGCGTTAACCGAGGAGATCCCGGATAACGAAGATCTGCTTGATAACGACGAAAACTCGCCGGTGATCCGCCTGATCAACGCCATTCTCGGCGAGGCGGTTAAGGACGGCGCGTCGGATATCCATATCGAAACCTTTGAGCGCACGCTGAGCATTCGCTTCCGCGTTGACGGCGTGCTGCGCCCGGTGCTGCAACCGGCGCGTAAGCTCGCCCCGCTGCTGGTGTCGCGTATCAAGGTGATGTCGAAACTCGACATTGCCGAAAAACGTCTGCCGCAGGATGGCCGTATCTCACTGCGCATTGGCCGCAAGGCGATCGACGTGCGCGTCTCGACCATTCCGTCCCAGTACGGCGAGCGCGTGGTCATGCGCCTGCTCGATAAAAGCAATCTCAAGCCCGACATCAACAAGCTGGGCCTGATCGATGAAGAGCTGGAGAAGTTAAAAGGGCTGATTGAGCGCCCGCACGGCATTATCCTGGTCACCGGGCCGACAGGCTCCGGTAAAAGTACCACCCTGTACGCCATTCTTTCGGCGCTGAACGGTCACGAACGCAACATCCTGACCGTGGAAGACCCGATCGAATATGAGCTGGAAGGGGTGGGGCAGACGCAGGTTAACCCGCGCGTGGACATGACCTTTGCCCGCGGGCTGCGCGCTATTCTGCGTCAGGACCCGGACGTGGTGATGATCGGGGAAATTCGTGACGGTGAAACCGCGCAAATTGCGGTACAGGCGTCGCTCACCGGTCACCTGGTCATGTCTACGCTGCACACCAACAGCGCCGCCGGGGCGATTACGCGTCTGCGGGACATGGGGCTGGAGTCCTTTTTAATCGGTTCATCGTTGCTCGGTGTCATTGCCCAGCGTCTGGTGCGTCGGCTGTGTACGCACTGCCGGACCACCAGTCCGCTGGATGCCAATGAAAAAGCGCTGTTCAGCTTTATGGAGGCGCCGCCAAAAGCCATTTATCGCGCGGTGGGCTGTGAACACTGCCGCCAGAGCGGCTATCAGGGCCGTGCCGGTATTCACGAGTTCCTGGTGGTGGACAGCGCCATGCGCCGCGCCATTCATGAAGATAAAGACGAAATGTCCATTGAGACGCAGCTCTTTAAGCAGGCTTACAGCCTGCGCGAAAACGGGCTGCTGAAGGTGATTAGCGGCGTCACCTCGCTGGAAGAGGTGATGCGTGTGACCGCCGAGCGCGGGGGGATGCGTAATGGCCTTCTACGCCTGGACGGCGACGGATGTCGCAGGCAAAACCCAGCGCGGCACGCTGCAGGCCGAGGGGCAAAAGCAGGTTCGCCAGATGTTGCGCGAGCAAAAGCTGATGCCCGTCAGCATCAGCGAAACCCGTGAAGCGGCGTCTGCCGGAAAAGCAAAAACCGGAGCCAGGCTCTCCACGCCGGTGCTGTCGATGTTTACCCGTCAGTTATCCACGCTGGTCAACGCCGCACTGCCGCTCGAGAGCGCGCTGAAGGCGATCTCGAAGCAAACGGAAGACAAAAAGCTGGCGGCAATGGTGGTTGAGATCCGCGAGAAGGTGGTGGAAGGTCACACCCTGTTCGACGCCTTCAGCCAGTTCCCGCGCACCTTTGACAAGCTCTACTGCACGCTGGTGATGGCCGGTGAAAAAACCGGCCACCTTGGCGACGTGCTGGAGAAGCTAGCGGAGTACAACGAGCAGCGCCAGAAGATGAAGAGCAAGCTGACGCAGGCGATGGTCTACCCGATTACCCTCACCGTGGTCGCCATCGCGGTCATCAGCATTCTGCTGGTGGCGGTGGTGCCGCAGGTGATCGAGCAGTTCACCCACATGAAGCAGCAGCTGCCGATCACCACCCGCACGCTGATTGCGGTGAGCGATTTCCTGCAGGCGTACGGGATCTACATCGTGGGGATCCTCGGCGGCGGGTTTGTTGGTTTTAAGACCTGGCTCAGAAACGCCAAAAACCGTTTTCGCTGGCACAGCTGGCTGGTGAACGGCTCGCCGATTAAAAAGCTGGTGTGCGCGATCAACAGCGCCCGCTATATCCGCACGCTCAGCATCCTGCAGGCGAGCAGCGTGCCGCTGCTTGAAGGGATGTATATCGCGATGGACGGTATCGAAAACCTCTACGCCCGGCAGGTGCTGGAGCAGGCGGCGGATACCGTGCGTCAGGGGGCCTCGCTCTATGCCGCGCTGGAGCAGGCGAAATTATTCCCGCCCACCATGCTGTACATGATTGCCTCCGGCGAAGAGAGCGGCGAGTTAGGCAACTTAATGGACCGCGCGGCGGAAAACCAGGAGTCGGCGCTACAGCATCGTATTACGTTAACGCTCTCGGTATTTGAACCAGCGCTGGTGGTCTCCATGGCGACGATTGT harbors:
- a CDS encoding heavy metal-binding domain-containing protein is translated as MQFSTTPTLEGQTITEYCGVVTGEAILGANIFRDFFAGIRDIVGGRSGAYEKELRKAREIAFKELGEQAEALGADAVVGIDIDYETVGKDGSMLMVSVSGTAVKTLR
- a CDS encoding N-acetylmuramoyl-L-alanine amidase → MRRAFATLLLALLLAGCVTEKGIIDKGAYELDTRHQAQAAYPRIKVLVIHYTADDFDSSLATLTDKNVSSHYLIPANPPVPDGKPRIWQLVPESELAWHAGISFWRGTNRINDTSVGIELENRGWQTRDGVKTFTPFAPAQIAALIPLARDIIARYDIQPQNVVAHADIAPQRKDDPGPLFPWQQLAQQGIGAWPDPARVAFYLNGRPRYQEVERGALLDVLKRYGYEVPDNATEQQQKRVISAFQMHFRPALWNGVADVETLAIAEALLEKYGQG
- a CDS encoding ExeA family protein, producing the protein MYQSHFKFNHPPFRKITRASGDFFVPYHQDIFNLLKEKTQQAGIIGLFADDAPLLGQFSDALKSATPDVVAINAFPKLSASSLLYKLNPGTKESKNRLQAVDAILHQWQGGKSRTKVLVISHTDAMKETCREVLALLLTRAQELEFRLSVVLMGAADREAVLMQQSELREYAHTCHTLRPLTCREFLSYVQAQCEAHGCEHSPLTPARVRKMHALTKGNISKLNELAHLSMLAAWTERAEQVSPRHLRLAAGEILPAKKHGMRLATVGLFASVLFAACGWYLTSSIGARLPIQLPVPANWKQQTPIEQAPVVPAIDNEVVNQPDAMHQLYLMWGYDASADDALCQNAAKVNLMCKQGNASPDALAQEGYPWVSELKTGNHLNYAVVARVGDNSLDLLMNNRTWQVSRHWFNQHATGNYTQLHRLTPEGKDAISATSDAKDMGWLDQQLSQALAEPETHAQTWTTEMVKRTREFQQKMHLRVDGIPGEETLMQLMRDTNTTPSVLLQTPHAAPDAKTQEKHS
- a CDS encoding helix-turn-helix domain-containing protein, translating into MLSIYGRKLRPHHEIEKIISATEGFEEKSLKKWQKISTVDNEFIHIIVSGEVEFRRESDELCLFALQGQCIFGLSSIFYHSSHMYGLVRSNTVVRSIPKSVFSQLMTEKGLWPELTKVLAWYICLLSKRDDVLVARSAYSVVREFLLEINELIVHHQRDINVYDYIQEYTSLARSTIIKILSDLKKGQYIVVEKGRLLNITNLPEKY
- the gspD gene encoding type II secretion system secretin GspD; this translates as MKKFPWACVALTALSLYSSSLLAANFSASFKNTDIREFIDTVGRNLNKTILVDPSVQGTVSVRTYNVLTEDEYYQFFLSVLDLYGLSVIPMDNGMVKVVRSSIARTAGAPLADGKNPGKGDEIITRVVRMENVPVRELAPLLRQLNDATGIGNVVHFEPSNVLLLTGKASVVNRLVDLVQRVDKDGIQRREIVPLRFASAKELSEMLNNLNNEEQKGQNAPQLATKVVADDETNSLVISGSEDARARTRSLIHQLDREQNNEGNTRVFYLKYASATKVVPVLTGIGEQLKDKAGAPKSKTAPASSDLNITADEATNSLVITAQPNVMNSLEKVIDKLDIRRPQVLVEAIIAEVQDGNGLDLGVQWTSKHGGVQFGSTGLPISQIKNGTMKGASFTGLATGFFNGDFGALVTALSTDGKNDILSTPSVVTLDNKEASFNVGQDVPVLSGSQTTSGDNVFNSVERKTVGTKLKIVPQINDGDMIHLKIEQEVSSVDNSATEDSSLGPTFNTRTINNEVMVHSGQTVVLGGLMENVTKQSVSKVPLLGDIPLVGQLFRYTSQDTSKRNLMVFIHTTVLRDDDNYSAASKEKYDQIRVRQMQRVEEKKLGIVEPSDNAVLPAFPSASPHAAPVKTRATRNPFKE
- the gspF gene encoding type II secretion system inner membrane protein GspF gives rise to the protein MAFYAWTATDVAGKTQRGTLQAEGQKQVRQMLREQKLMPVSISETREAASAGKAKTGARLSTPVLSMFTRQLSTLVNAALPLESALKAISKQTEDKKLAAMVVEIREKVVEGHTLFDAFSQFPRTFDKLYCTLVMAGEKTGHLGDVLEKLAEYNEQRQKMKSKLTQAMVYPITLTVVAIAVISILLVAVVPQVIEQFTHMKQQLPITTRTLIAVSDFLQAYGIYIVGILGGGFVGFKTWLRNAKNRFRWHSWLVNGSPIKKLVCAINSARYIRTLSILQASSVPLLEGMYIAMDGIENLYARQVLEQAADTVRQGASLYAALEQAKLFPPTMLYMIASGEESGELGNLMDRAAENQESALQHRITLTLSVFEPALVVSMATIVLFIVLSILQPLLQLNNMVG
- the gspC gene encoding type II secretion system protein GspC, whose product is MFVLLIFCGQQGYVIFKDYKKVTNKLTNAAAKPQKKRQEEKTFSLFTAAVRQDNLPAAGKAPLAAEIEGIVRSDDAWLSFAVIKTPGGQKSYREGEALTGFNDAFIQEINKDNVVVNYEGATQVLALNKPDYFKGGVDSGPVTQSTKDAGAESVHLDDYLVLKPLIEKGQLEGYNINPRNASDFYSHAGLEKGDVAVKVNSVDMTDAEKAKDIIANWSKMKEAEVVVRRHAHLENIRVNVLNN